TACAAGAAGTGTAGAGCTTATTCCTTTTGAAAACGGCTATGTATTAGATACGCCTGGTTTTACTTCATTAAATTTAGATTTAGATGAAGCTGAACTTAAATATTATTTTAGAGATTTTAAAGAATATGAAACAAATTGCAGATTTAAATCGTGTTTGCACATAAATGAACCTGATTGTGGCGTAAAAATTGCCGTAAGTAATGGGTTAATAGATAAAATACGATATTCTAATTATCTAAATTTATATAATGAGTTAAAGTCTAATAAAAGGAGGAGATATTGAGAATGGAAATTTCTCCATCTATATTATCTGCAGACTTTGGGAATTTACTATCTGATATAAAAAAAGCTGAAAAAGAAAAACCTGAATTTTTACATATAGATGTAATGGATGGACATTTTGTTCCAAATATTACAATTGGCCCGTTGGTATTAAAGGCTTTGAAAGGTAAGACTGATATTCCCTTTGATGTACATTTAATGATAGAAGATCCTGATAAATACATAAAAGAATTTGCCGAAGCAGGGGCAAAAAATATCACGGTTCATCAGGAAGCATGTTTACATTTAGATAGAACGTTGCAGTTTATTAAATCTATTGGTATTATGGCTAGTGTTGCATTAAATCCAGCAACACCGTTAGAAACATTGAAATATGTACTGCCATCGGTTGATATGGTTCTGATAATGACTGTAAATCCTGGGTTTGGGGGACAGGTATTTATAGATGAAATGTATGAAAAAATACGTGAACTAGCATATATTAGAAAAAGTAGAGGATTGAATTTCAAGATAGAGGTTGACGGTGGGATTAATGTAGACAACATCAATGATGTAGTTTTTGCTGGAGCTGATGTGATAGTGGCAGGATCCTCAATATTTGGTAGTGGCGACCCTGGAGAAAATATAAAAAAACTTAGAGGTGCAGTAAAAAGATGAAAACATGCATTATTTCAAATGGGGAGTTTAACGACTCTGATTATATAAGGGAATTAATTAATAATTGCGATTATGTAATTTGTGCTGATGGTGGTGCAAATATTGCATATAAATTAGGAATAGTTCCCAATCTCATTATAGGAGATCTTGATTCGGCAGATAAACAAATTATTGACTATTATAAAAAAGATGGCGTTCAAGTAGATAAATATCCAACAGAGAAAGATGAAACAGATACTCAGTTAGCGACGCTTAAAGCTATAGAACTTGGAACTGATGAAATCATATATATAGCATCAACAGGAAGCAGATTTGATCATTCTATAGCAAATCTGTCACTTCTATTGTACCTACTAAAAAGAAATATAAAGGGAATAATAGCAAGCGAAAAAAATGAAATTCATCTTGTAGATAGGTCTTTAGAATTAGAAGGCAAGATAGGTGACATTGTTTCATTAATTCCATATAGTACAGATGTAAAGGGAATATACACTGATGGATTATATTATTCTTTATCAGGGCAGGATATGTCATTGGATATGCCTTATGGTATAAGCAATGTTTTTATAAATAATAAGATTAAGATTAAAATTGACAGTGGATTATTATTAGTAATAAAATCTAAAGATTAGCACATTACCCTTTCCTTTCGAATAAAATATTATTGTGTAAGGAGGGGGTTTTATGTGGAACAAAATATATAGAAAAATAAGAAACTTAAATAAAAAAATGAATTACTCAATAGGATATATAATTATGGCTTTAGGAATTTTTATTCTTGTAATATACATACCTAGCTGGCTATGGATGGTACTACTAGGTCTATCTGTTATAATGATCGGATATTATATTAATGCATATTTCAAATAGTAAATAAATAGTTTAGAATAGAAATGATAAAGGGGGATAAATATGAGCAAGAAAAAAGAACCGAAAGTCTTTTATTTTAAAATTCCCGGTTTTATTAAAAAATTTTTAAGTTCTATAATCAAAGGTAAAAAATAAAAAGCGTGCATTTATGCACGTCTTTCTTTATATGGCCCTCTTAACCTTCCCTGATTTTAAACATTTCGTACAAACATTTAATCTTACAGGTGTTCCATCAACAATAGCTCTAACACGTTTTAAATTTGGCTGCCATTTCTTTATTGATTTTCTGTGGGAATGACTATATTGATACCCTGCCATTGGTGTTTTTCCACAAACGTCGCATTTTCTCATCATGTGCACCTCCTTTTTGTCAACAATACCATTTTAACAAAAAAATAAATTTTCTTCAAGGTTAATAATTAATGAACTTAATTTATGCATTTACACAACAATGATATTTTAACATTATATTTCATATATGTAAATACTTTTTGAATTAAAATTTAATAAATAGTTCCATAATATAGTAATTATTTTTCCTTTGTTGATGATTTAAACAGGATAAGGTAAAATATAATTATGATAGGAGGTTATATAAATGGATCAAACCAAAAATAACTTAGGTAAAATAGATATTTCTACAGATGTTATTGCATCTATAGCGAGTTATGCGACTTCTGAATGTTATGGTATTGTTGGCTTAGGAAAGCGTGGACCTGATGGACTCATAGAGCTTTTTAAAAATGAACAATCAGGTAAGGGAATTAAGATTACATCAGACGAAGACGGAATGGTTATAGATTTGTACATTATAGTTGAGTACGGTGTAAATATAAAAACTGTTGCAGCAAATATAATTGAAAAAGTTAAGTATACTATAGAGACATTTACTGGAATCAAAGTTAAAAATGTAGTCGTAAATGTGCAGAGCATAAAAGTTGATATCTGAGGAGGAAATACTGTTGGATCATATAGATGGTAAAACTTTAAAACTTTTATTTAAAGGTGGGGCTCAATATTTATCAAATAAATCTGATGAAGTGAATAAATTAAATGTCTTTCCGGTTCCAGATGGTGATACTGGTTCTAATATGGCATACACTTTAAATTATGCTGTTAAAGAAATGGAAAAAGCATCCGATAATATAAACGATATATTAAATAGTCTTTCAAGGGGTGCTTTGCTGGGAGCCAAGGGAAATTCGGGTGTGATTTTGTCACAAATTATTAGAGGATTTGCTAAAAGCCTTTTAAATCACGATATAATCACTACAAAAGATTTTGCAGAAGCGCTAAATATGGGTTCTTCTGTTGCTTATAAAGCAGTGATGAAACCTACTGAAGGGACTATTCTGACTGTTGTTAAAGACTGTGCCAATAAAGCTTTAAAATTAAGCAAAATAAAGGACTTTGAAGTATTTATTGATGGGATTGTAAAAGCTGCTGCAGAATCAGTTGAAAGGACTCCTGATTTGCTACCTGTATTGAAACAGGCTGGTGTAGTCGATTCTGGTGGTAAAGGGTTTTTGTTTATATTGTTAGGAATGCTGGAAACAATAAAAGGACATGAAGTTGTTCAAGAATATACAACAAACGATGTTTCTACAAATGAAGCTGACCTGACAAATATAAATTTCAAATATTGTACGGAAATGCTTATAAATGCCAATTCACAAATGTCTTATAAGTTGAAAAGTGAAATAGAATCTTTTGGTGACAGTTTAATTGTTGTTGGTGATGACGATCTTATAAAAGTGCATATTCATACAAATAATCCTGGTTTAGTACTGCAAGAGGGCTTAAAGTATGGTGATTTATTAAAGGTCAAAATTGACAATATGAAAATTCAACATGAAAATATCATATTGGAAACAAAAAATAATTTAAAACAAGATAATAGTCTTCCTGCTAAAAAATATGGATTTTTGGCTGTATCTCCTGGAGATGGAATAAGTAAAATATTCAAAGAATTAGGATGTGACGTTGTAATTGATGGGGGACAAACTATGAATCCTAGTGCTTTGGATATTTTAAAGGGGTTAGAAAAAATAAATACTGAAAATATAATTGTCTTTCCAAATAATAAGAACATAATCATGACTTGTGAACAAGCCATGTCGATGTCTGATAAAAACATATATGTGATCGCTACTGAAAGTTTCAATCAGGCAGTCAGTGCAATAATAAATGTCGATGCAAATATGAGTATAGATGATGTAATAAGAAGCATAAATGATACAATTGAGAAAATTACAACAATAGAAATAACATATTCTATAAGGGACTCAGTTATTGATGGAATAAATATTAAAAGTGGTGACATATTAGGATTTGTAGATGGTAAATTTACTGCAATTGGTACTGATTATAACGAAGTCGCTTTAAAAATTATAAGCGATAATATATCTGATGATGCTTCTATAATAACTATTTATTATGGTAAAGATGTTTCGAAAGATAAAGCAAAGGACTTACAAGATTTTATTTCATTTGACGGAGATATAGACATTCAATATGGTGGACAGCCCTTGTATTATTATGTAATTTCCATTGAATAGGTGATTATATGGATCTTTCAAAATCTATACAATATGTAAAGGGAGTAGGTCCTAAAAGAGCTATATTATTAAAAAAAATTGGCATAGAAACAGTAAAGGATGCGCTGGAATATTATCCAAAAGAATATGAAAATAGAGATAAAATAATACCAATAGATATGCTTAAGATCGGTGAAAAGCAGACTTTTAAGGCTTATATAGCGGGTAAAGCAAGGGAATATAAAGTAAAAAGATTAACTATTACAAAGATACCTGTTAAAGATGGAAGTGGTGCGGTTGAACTTGTTTGGTATAATCAGCCGTACATAAAGAGCAATTTTAAATTAGGTGAAGAATATATTATAAATGGCAAAGTTTCTTATAAATATGGACAGATATATGTAGAGAATCCGATTATGGATAGAAGCGATAGTCTAAATATCAATGCTGGAAGGATTGTGCCAATATATAAATTAACTGAAGGACTGAGCCAAAAAGTTATAAGGAATATAATTTTCAATCTTTTGAAAGAATATTTAAATGACATAGAAGAAATATTTGATGAAAATTTTTTAGAAGAATATAATTTGCTAGATATTAAAAGTGCAATAAAAAATATACATTTTCCTGAGTCTTCAAAAATGCTTGAAAAATCCAAATATAGACTTGTTTTTCAAGAATTTTTTATTTTGCAATTAGGGTTAGCTTTGATAAAAAATAAATACAATGAAGGAAAAACAGGTATAAAGTTTAAACGTGTCGATTTAAAAGATTTTTTTAGCAAGTTAAAATTTCGCCTTACACAAGCGCAGGAGAGAGTTTTAAATGAAATACTTGATGATATGTGTTCAGGGAAAGTAATGAATAGGCTTTTGCAAGGCGATGTTGGCTCAGGAAAGACGATTATAGCAGCAGCAGCCATGTATGTCGCTGTGAAAAACGGATATCAGGCTTCTATAATGGCTCCGACAGAAATACTTGCAAAACAGCATTATTATACTTTAAAAGAACTATATGACGAATTAAATATAAAAATTGAATTGCTTACTGGAAGTATTGGTACTAGAAAGAAAAACAATATTATTGAGGGAATTAGAAATGGCGAAATTGATATATTAGTTGGTACTCATTCTTTAATTGAGGAAAATGTACAATTCAAAAATTTAGGTTTAGCAATAACTGATGAGCAACACAGGTTTGGCGTTCGACAAAGAGCCGTATTTAAAGAAAAAGGTGAACAAACGGATGTCTTAGTGATGACGGCAACGCCTATACCAAGAACATTGGCACTTATGTTATATGGTGATTTAGATATATCTGTGATAGATGAATTGCCACCGGGACGAAAGAAAATAGAGACATATGCAATAAGTGCTACTTTAAGAGATAGAGCATATAAATTTGTCATAAATGAAGTAAAAAAAGGACGTCAAGCGTATATTGTTTGTCCATTAATAGAAGATTCAAACCTGATTAATGCAAAATCGGCAGAAGTTGTATATGAAGAGATTTACAAAGGGGTTTTTAAAGAATTTAGAGTTGGTTTAGTACATGGTGGAATGAACTCAAATGATAAGAATAAAGTTATGAATGAATTTGTTAATGGGAAAATAGATATATTAGTGTCTACAACGGTTATAGAAGTTGGCGTGAATGTGCCAAATGCTTCAGTTATTGTTATTGAAAATGCTGAAAGATTTGGGTTGGCACAACTTCATCAATTAAGAGGACGTGTAGGAAGATCATCGCATCAATCTTATTGTATCCTTATAGCATATTCATATTCAGATGTTGTTAAAAAAAGATTGAAAGTGATGACTGAAACTAATGATGGTTTTAAAATTGCTGAAAAAGATTTGGAAATAAGAGGACCAGGTGAATTTTTTGGTGTAAAGCAGCATGGATTGCCAGAATTGAAATTAGCAAATATTTTTGAAGATATTGAAATATTGAAATTGGCTCAAAAAGCTGTTGAAAAATTTTTAAACAACGATATTACATTCAAAAGGCATGATAAGATGAAAGCCGAACTAATTGAGCGATTTAAAGATAAATTGGAAGGGATTGTATTAAATTAACATGAGGGAGGAAATCAAAATGAGCAAGATTGCTATAGTTACAGACAGTGTATCAGATATACCTGATGACATAGTAAAATTGTACGATATTTATGTTGTTCCCTTGACTATTGACATTGATGGTGTATCTTACAAAGATGGGATAGATATAAAAAAAGATTATTTCTACGATCTGTTAAATTCAGGGAAAACGCCGACAACATCTCAAATATCTCCAATTGAATTTATGGAAGTTTTTAGCGATTTATTAAAAAGCTATGATGAAATTATCTGCATTCTATTGTCATCTAAATTGAGTGGTACATACCAATCAGCATTATTGGCTAAAGAAAACTTAAAAAATTCAAAAATAACAGTGCTCGATTCGAAAAACTTTTCGTTAGGTTCTGGACTTTTAGTTATAGAAGCTGCTAAAATGGCTCGAAACGGTAGTACAAGAGATGAGATAGTTGGCAAAATCAATGACATGATACCAAAAATAAGTTATATAATGATTTTTGATTCTTTAGAATATCTTTATAGAGGTGGAAGATTAAAAAAATCACAGGCTATACTAGGTAGTATTTTAAATATAAAGCCTATTTTAGTCAATAATGATGGAGAGTTAGAAATAAAAGATAAGGTACGAGGAAGAAAAAATGCAATAAAGTGGATAATAAACTATATGAAAGAAACAAATGTTAATTTCAAAAGAAAGGAGATAGGATTGCTGCACACTGATAGAGAAGAGTTTATGCTTGAAATTGAAAATGCCATTAGAAACGAGTTTGGAGTTGCGAATTTTATTAAGAATAGAGCTGGTTGCTCAGCTGGCGTTCATGCAGGTCCATATGCAGTTGGTATATTTTTTGAATTAGATTAAATAATAAACCATTTTTATCACCTTTATACAATTTTGCTAATGAAATTATAGTTTATAGAAATTCTTTTTGGGTAAATTAATATTGAAATCATTAAATGGAGGTGATAAAAATGCAGCAGGTTCAGAGACAAAGAATCCGCTTGTAGTAAGAGAAGCAAAGCAAGCTATGAGCAAATGGAAATATGAAATAGCAAGCGAACTTGGAATAAATCCTCCAGCCGATGGTTATTGGGGTACACTTACATCCCGTGATTGCGGTGCTGTAGGTGGCCATATGGTAAGAAAAATGATCCAAATGGCTGAAAGCCAAATCGCTAATAAAGGTACACTTAGATAATAAAAAGATACCCTTCGGGGTATCTTTTTTAAATAAACTTATTTACGAAAAATAAATTATGTAAAATTAAAAATTAAATATCGTTTTATATATATGAAAATATTAACATGTATATATAAATTGTATATGGATAAATTAATATTGAAATCATTAAATGGAGGTGATAAAAATGGCAGCAGGTTCAGAGACAAAGAATCCGCTTGTAGTAAGAGAAGCAAAGCAAGCTATGAGCAAATGGAAATATGAAATAGCAAGCGAACTTGGAATAAATCCTCCAGCCGATGGTTATTGGGGTACACTTACATCCCGTGATTGCGGCGCTGTAGGTGGTCATATGGTAAGAAAAATGATCCAAATGGCTGAAAGCCAAATCGCTAATAATGGAACATTGAAATAGTTAAATAAAAGGGTAGCCTGTATGGTTACCCTTTTTAATTAAAATAATCCAGGTAGTTGACTACCTGGATTGGGAGAGGAGAAATTGAAGGAAGAATTTTGGGGAAATTGGTTTCCCAATTATATTATTTTCCATATTTCAAATTTTTTATACATTATTTTGTATCTTATCGTAAAATATGCTAAAATATTTTAGTATTGGAGGTGTAATTTTGAGGGTTATATCTGGAAAAGCCAAAGGTAGAAAATTAAAATGCCCACCAGGAAAAGCAATAAGACCTACATCTGACATGGTTAAAGAGTCATTATTTAATATTATTGGTGCTGATATATATAATTCAAGATTTTTAGATTTATTTTCTGGAACTGGAAGTATCGGTATCGAAGCATTAAGCAGAGGTGCTAATATTTGCTACTTTGTAGAAAAAGTATATAATAATATTAAATATATAAACGATAATATAAAGTTACTTGATTCAACTGACAATGCAAAAGTTTTGCATATGGATGTCCTTGATGCTTTATATTATTTCAGCAAAAATAACATTAAATTTGATATTATATACATAGATCCACCATACTACAAAAATTTATATGTGGAACCATTAAATAAAATCAGCGAATATAAACTATTGGATTCATGTGGTTACATAATTGTTGAACATCACAAAAATGATATTTTAAATGATAAATATGGAAACTTGCAAAAAGTTAGAGTTAAGAAATACGGCGAAACTGTATTAACTTTTTATAAGGAGGCAGCAAATGAATATAGCAGTGTATCCAGGGAGCTTTGATCCAGTAACAAATGGACATTTAGATATAATTAAAAGAGGGGCAAAAGTTTTCGATAAATTAATTGTAGCAGTGTTAATTAATCCATCAAAAACTCCTATGTTTTCAGTAGAAGAGAGAGTTGAAATGTTAAAAGAAGTAACATCTGATATTGAAAATGTGGAAATCGATTGTTTTTCTGGTTTGCTTATTGAATACCTAGAAAAAGTTAATTCAAAAATAATTGTTAAAGGCTTACGAATGGTTTCAGACTTTGAATATGAATTTCAGATGGCATTGATAAATAAAAAGCTTAATCCCGAAGTCGAAACAATATTTTTTATGACCAGCAATAAATATGGCTATTTAAGCTCTAGCATAGTAAAGGAAGTCGCAAGTTTTGGGGGGTGTTTATCGGATCTCGTTCCAGATTCAGTTATAAAGCACATATTTAAAAAACTAAAAAAATAAGGGGGCATTTTATTGGAAGCGACTGATAACCTTGAGGTTTTAGAATTATTAGATACATTAGAAGACTACATAGAGAATAGTTCTACGATACCATTATCACAAAAAACATTAGTAAACAAAGAGGAAATTCTTGAAATTATAAAGCAGATAAGAATTAAAATTCCTGATGAATTAAAAAGGGCTGAATGGATCAAGCAGGAAAGACAAAAAATATTGATTGAAGCACAGCAAGATGCAGAAACAATTTTAAAAGAGGCTGAACAAAGAATAAATCAAATGGTAAACGAAAGTGAAATAGTTAAAAAAGCTGAGAAAAAAGCGTCAGAAATTATAGCTCAAGCTCAGACAAATGCTAAGGAAATTAGACTTGGAAGCAAAGATTACGCTGATGAGTTATTAGCTAAACTTGAAAAAAATGTTACAGAACTTTTAAATACAATAAAAAACAATAGAGATGAGCTAAGAGGCATAAAATAATCATGCCTCTTTTTTTGTCAACGATAAGATGATTATCAGAAAAATTATCGTCAACAACAGTGCAATAAATATGTATGATGAGGTTTCAAACATGTTTAACATAGTTTTTACATTTCCTTGAAAGAAAACTTCTGATACCGAGGTCTCACCAATGTTCATAAATTTCAGAAATATATAAGAAAATAATGCAGCCATAATGCTATGTATTATTTTTGCAATGAAATACGGGAAGTAATTTATCTTTGTACTGTTTATAACGCCTATTACCTGACCATGAGTTGAAAAACCACCCCATGCTAATATTGAGCTTACTAAGATGACTTTTTGAAATAATGGCGCTGTTGCTTGGCTAATCAAGCTGGAACCTATTGTTATTTCCATTAGTCCACTAATATATCCCGGTATTAAGCTCTTATTAAATCCTATTATTTCAAAAACAGGTGCTAGTATTTTTCCTATAATATTAATTAATCCGTAAACTTTTAAGAATTCTATTAAAACAGAAAAAGCAATTATATATCCACCAATGACGATCATTGTGTTCATGGATGTTGTAACAGCAGTACCTAAAATTTCACCAAAATTAGTATTAATATAATTAGATTTGTTTTTAGCGCCTTTACTTAAATTAAAATTCTTTCTATTTTCTTCCTTAAACTTATGTTTTCTAAATATGATACCTGTTGCAAATGAGCCCAGGTAATTTGATAACATTACAATATATCCAATTTTTGGGTTGTTAAACATGCCCATAGCAACAACACCTAGCATGAATAGCGGGCCTGAGTTGTTGCAAAATGTCATCAATCTTTCTGCTTCCGATGTGTTTAAAAGTTTTTCTTCCCATAATCTTTTTATTACTTGAGCTCCGACAGGATAACCAGACGTATAGCCGACTGCCATAGCAAAAGCTCCATTTCCAGAGACATTAAACAAAGGCCGCATTATAGGTTCTAAAAATTTTCCAATGTTTTTTACGAATCCTAGCTGTAACAATAATTCAGAGCCAATAAAAAATGGAAGCAAAGCAGGAAATACTGTAAACAGCCATAAATTAATTCCTGCTTTTGCTGCTGAGAGAGAATTTTTTGGGAATACAATAATTGAAACAACAATAAACAGTACTGATATAACTAGAAGATTTCTTGATTTATTTTCTTTCAAAATATTTCCCCCTTTTATGTTTCCACATTATATTTTTATTTAAAAGGGGATGATAAAATGACTATTTTATTACAATAAACTTTTTGGTAAAATCTAGTCCTGACACTGAGTCATTCTCATATGCTAGAGTATATATGTCAGTTGCTTTAATATCCTTTTCGAACATATATGTATCAGACAATATTTTTTTATAGTTTGAAACCTTTGTTATAATTGGTATTTCAGTCTTATTTTTAATCATCTTTAAAAGTTCAAGGCCCTTTTTATTCGCCCCTAATATTCTTATGTAGTTTGGGCCATCGTACCTTGAATATATATTGGATTCTATGCCTAATAAAACATGCAGTAATATTCTTCTTATTCTGCTTTCTGTGTACCTTTTAGTTTTTATATAGCCTATGATTTCATCTACATTATTGAAAAGGGATGAAGCCCTTTTAATGCGATTTTGCAATCCTTCTGTAACATCAAAAACATTTTCGATACTATAATTGTTTCTTAGCAGATATGTTATTATATTGCTAAAATTCTCTAGAGTGACTGGTCCATGACCTTTATCAATACAACTTTTTAAAATTTCAATAGAATATTCTGGCATATACTTGCTCAATACAGAGTAATCTTTATTTATTATAACTTCTCTTAAATATGTAGCACTAGCAAAAGAATCCTCCGCTTTCATAGAATTATATCCAGGGCCGAGTCTTTTTATGGTTACAGGCTTGATATTGCTATTTATCTTTATCAAGCTTTTTATGTATTCAATGCCAAGTATGTTATTAGGATTTCCAACTATATCATTAATATTTGCTCCAAAATACTCTGACAGAGCTATTTCACGTGCTTTTGCATAAGTTATTCCTCTTTTTAAATAACTTTTTAAAATCACTTTATAATCTTCTGGTTCGTTTAAAAGGAATTTTGATATTTTATATAATTTATCAATTGAACCCAATTCACTCCCAAATGAAATATAGTCAATGACATTTAGTGAATCTAACAGCTTTACTGCTCCATATGCGAAATTTTCTGCTGTAGAGACTGCATATATTGTTGGCAATTCTATTACTAAGTCAATGCCTGATAATAATGCGGTTTCTGCTCTTGACCACTTGTCAATAATAGATGGTATTCCTCGTTGAACAAAGTTACCACTCATAATTGCAATGACAAAATCTGCACCTGTTGTTTCAATTGATTTTTTTATATGGTATATGTGCCCATTGTGGAGAGGATTATATTCTACAATTACTCCCAAAATACTCATTATTAAAAACCTTTCTAAAAAATGTTTGTTTTTTACTTATTATTTTATAAAAAATATGTTAAAATGTAAAATGTGTATACAATATATTTCTCCATTTTTAATTTTGGAGAAAATATTAACATAAATAATTAAAAGGAAGGGAAGATTTTATGAGTATTATTCAAAACATTATTGAAAAAGCAAAAAGCAATAAAAAGAAAATAGTTTTGCCAGAAGGTGCAGAGCCAAGAACGCTGAAAGCGGCCGATATAGTGCTGAAGGAAGGGATTGCAGATTTAATCCTTTTAGGAAACGCAGATGAGATAAGAAACGCTGCTGGAGGATTAGATATCTCAAAAGCCGAGATTATCGATCCTCTAAAGTCAGAAAAATTTGATAAA
The nucleotide sequence above comes from Thermoanaerobacterium sp. CMT5567-10. Encoded proteins:
- a CDS encoding ATPase; translated protein: MEATDNLEVLELLDTLEDYIENSSTIPLSQKTLVNKEEILEIIKQIRIKIPDELKRAEWIKQERQKILIEAQQDAETILKEAEQRINQMVNESEIVKKAEKKASEIIAQAQTNAKEIRLGSKDYADELLAKLEKNVTELLNTIKNNRDELRGIK
- the ylbJ gene encoding sporulation integral membrane protein YlbJ, with product MKENKSRNLLVISVLFIVVSIIVFPKNSLSAAKAGINLWLFTVFPALLPFFIGSELLLQLGFVKNIGKFLEPIMRPLFNVSGNGAFAMAVGYTSGYPVGAQVIKRLWEEKLLNTSEAERLMTFCNNSGPLFMLGVVAMGMFNNPKIGYIVMLSNYLGSFATGIIFRKHKFKEENRKNFNLSKGAKNKSNYINTNFGEILGTAVTTSMNTMIVIGGYIIAFSVLIEFLKVYGLINIIGKILAPVFEIIGFNKSLIPGYISGLMEITIGSSLISQATAPLFQKVILVSSILAWGGFSTHGQVIGVINSTKINYFPYFIAKIIHSIMAALFSYIFLKFMNIGETSVSEVFFQGNVKTMLNMFETSSYIFIALLLTIIFLIIILSLTKKEA
- a CDS encoding nucleotidyltransferase, producing MSILGVIVEYNPLHNGHIYHIKKSIETTGADFVIAIMSGNFVQRGIPSIIDKWSRAETALLSGIDLVIELPTIYAVSTAENFAYGAVKLLDSLNVIDYISFGSELGSIDKLYKISKFLLNEPEDYKVILKSYLKRGITYAKAREIALSEYFGANINDIVGNPNNILGIEYIKSLIKINSNIKPVTIKRLGPGYNSMKAEDSFASATYLREVIINKDYSVLSKYMPEYSIEILKSCIDKGHGPVTLENFSNIITYLLRNNYSIENVFDVTEGLQNRIKRASSLFNNVDEIIGYIKTKRYTESRIRRILLHVLLGIESNIYSRYDGPNYIRILGANKKGLELLKMIKNKTEIPIITKVSNYKKILSDTYMFEKDIKATDIYTLAYENDSVSGLDFTKKFIVIK